A DNA window from Impatiens glandulifera chromosome 7, dImpGla2.1, whole genome shotgun sequence contains the following coding sequences:
- the LOC124909621 gene encoding uncharacterized protein LOC124909621, producing MEEIDLQAHAASEVYSEWFRIWCENFFKHMLPGITTGQRFERLMEIEEDVISLTNTKDHNEAMDRHAIVEPRARLQKLTEHMRKLTERYIPGTPKSQLQLLVLDILAVKKEEFIDEVARLEAVREQKATTQSPTFETGDGQNPGDQSPLADPAINETDERTETPFTDPRASVQTRDSESAVTEERVKSLIQEFVNDAVKPWKKKAKRVAVQAFKMAETTRNDLGKANERITKVEVNYRDDNVLYDVHLRRTVALEDTTSKLVDDLERVISLEEKNASLEERNTKLEANLKAVTEQVNELIKAKLAADKAVEKANAQAAKELQDALDEETWKTKEAPRLSDAELAERARNVADRNPKLVKIMAAKQAEEANRLKAQQDTYHNFEKAHKKITDTIVDTSLNPALQTEDDFEEDLEQQPTRQRVFNAVPVSTVAQPFSPHKDTT from the exons atggaggaaatCGATCTGCAAGCTCATGCGGCATCCGAAGTATATAGTGAGTGGTTCCGGATCTGGTGCGAAAATTTCTTCAAACATATGCTACCGGGCATAACCACTGGACAAAGATTCGAAAGGTTGATGGAAATAGAAGAAGACGTTATCAGCCTAACAAATACTAAGGATCATaacgaagccatggaccgacacGCCATAGtagaaccgcgtgctcggctacaaaagctaaccgAACATATGCGAAAGCTTACAGAAAGGTATATTCCAGGAACACCGAAGTCTCAACtacaactcttggtgttggatATCCTTGCGGTAAAGAAAGAGGAGTTCATCGACGAGGTAgcgcggcttgaagcggtgcgCGAACAGAAAGCTACAACGCAATCTCCAACTTTTGAGACCGGTGACGGTCAGAACCCAGGCGATCAGTCTCCTCTAGCGGATCCGGCTATCAACGAAACCGACGAAAGGACAGAGACTCCTTTCACCGACCCACGCGCATCTGTTCAAACCAGGGATTCAGAATCGGCCGTCACAGAAGAAAGAGTCAAGTCTCTCATTCAAGAGTTTGTCAACGACGCGGTTAAGCCCTGGAAGAAGAAAGCTAAGAGGGTCGCGGTTCAAGCATTCAAGATGGCCGAGACAACAAGGAATGATCTTGGGAAGGCAAACGAGCGGATCACAAAGGTCGAAGTCAACTACCGTGACGACAATGTTCTGTACGACGTTCATCTTAGGCGAACCGTAGCCTTGGAAGATACGACCTCAAAGTTGGTGGATGACTTGGAACG AGTCATAAGCCTCGAAGAAAAGAATGCAAGCCTTGAGGAACGAAATACCAAACTTGAAGCCAACCttaaggcggtcaccgaacaggtgaatGAATTGATAAAGGCCAAGCTGGCTGCCGATAAAGCGGTTGAGAAGGCAAACGCTCAGGCGGCTAAAGAACTTcaagatgcgctggacgaagaaACGTGGAAAACGAAGGAAGCACCGCGATTGTCTGATGCGGAATTGGCCGAACGCGCACGAAATGTAGCGGACAGAAATCCGAAACTCGTAAAAATCATGGCTGCAAAACAAGCCGAAGAGGCCAACCGGTTAAAAGCTCAGCAAGACACATACCACAATTTCGaaaaggctcacaagaa GATCACCGATACGATTGTTGACACTTCACTGAACCCGGCTTTGCAAACCGAGGATGACTTCGAAGAGGACCTCGAGCAGCAACCCACAAGACAACGAGTTTTCAATGCGGTTCCAGTCAGCACGGTCGCTCAACCGTTCTCTCCTCACAAGGACACCACATAA